The Streptomyces sp. NBC_00335 DNA window CCCACCGGGACGGTGATCGCGTCGAGCTGCGCCCGCAGGTGGACGTGCGAGTCGACCGGCTCGTGCATGATCCGTCCCAGCGGCGCCGGGAGGGATTCCACCCGGGTGTGCGGATCGCACTCGTAGAAGTAGACGAGCGAGAGCAGCTCCTCGGCGGGCGCGTCGGAGGGCGGCGGCAGCACCCGGTGACGGCCGGCCCGCCACCGGTCGCCCGTCCAGCGCGCCATCAGGTCCCCGATGTTCACGGTGAGCGCGGCCGGATCGTACGGAGCGTCCTGCCAGCCCTCGGCGTCGGTGTGGATCTGGAGGCCGCCCGCGCCCTGCTGGCGGTCCAGGACGGTGACGGTGCCGAAGTCGGTGTGGGCGCCGATGCGGAACTGGCCCGGCAGCGGCGGCCCGACGATCTCGGTGCCGGGGTACCAGTTGACGTTGAACCCCCAGGTGGGGTGGCCGGTGTGGCGGGTGAAATGGTCCGCTCCCAGGCCCAGGGCGCCGGCCAGCAGCTCCAGCAACTCGTCGGAGAGGGCCCGCATCGCGGCCAGGTACTCCGCCACCAGCGGTCGCAGTGCGGGCACTTCGGCCGGCCACGCGTTCGACCGGAACCACTCGGCGTCCACCGAGGCGTTCCCGGTCGGCTCCTCCGCCGCCCAGGACCAGGATTCCTTGAGGTCCGGCGGCGAGGCCGCGCCCTCCGCGTAGCTGTTGGCCTCGGCGCCCGGGCCGAGCCAGCCGCGGCCGCCGACCGCGACGGCGTACGGGGCCTTGGCGGCGGCCGGGAGCCGGAAGAAGGTCCGCGCCGCCTCCCGGATCCGCCCCGGCAGCTGCGGATCCACTCCGTGCCCGGTCACCAGCAGGAACCCGGCCACTTGGAGCGCCTCATCGACGCGGGAGGCCACCTGCCGGCGCGCCTCGGGCCCGCCGGAGCGCCACGGGCCGAGATCGATCACGGGGACCTGCGAACTCACCACGGGGGGACCTGCTTTCCGGCTCGGGGCGCCCGTCCACGGCCCGGGGCGTCTCTCGGGCAGCACTAGGCCGGGCTCAGGGTGTACCGGACCGTGCCTTCCCCGGAGCCCGCCTCCGTGAAACCGGCCCGTCGCAGCACGCCCCGCGAGGGGGCGTTGGTGTCGTCCGCCTCGGCCGCCAGCAGGGTGCAGCCCGGCTGCGCGAAGGCCCAGCCGGAGAGCGCCTTCGCCGCCTCGGTGGCGTAGCCGTTGCCGCGCGCCGACGGGACGAGGTCGTAGCCCAGCTCGGCGCGGCCGTCGGCGTCCGGGGCGGCGTGGAAGCCCATCCCTCCGATCGCCCGCCGGTCGCCGGCCCGGATGATGGCGTACGGGCCCCAGCCCGGCCGGTACGTCCCTTCCTCGCGCGCCTCGGCCGTCCGGCCGGCGGCGTACCGCGTGCCCTCGCCGGGTCCGTCCTCGGCCCAGACGAAGCCTCCGGTGCCGCCCGCGTGCAGGTCGGCCGCCACGTTCGGGCTGATCTCACAGAGCAGTACGCGCTCGGCCCGGACGGGTTCGAAGTACCAGCGCCAGATCGTCTGCCGGGACCGGCCGGGCAGTTCGCCCCGGCCGGTGGCCCACAGCAGGGTGCGCCAGGAGTCGTCGGCGTCCCCGTGCGGGAGGTGCGGGAAAAGGCGGTCCAGGACCAGGGCGGGCAGCTCGGGGCCGGGCCGCCAGTCGTGCACGCCGAGGCCGCCGAGCACGTCGTGGGTGTGCAGCAGCGTCTCGATGACGCCCATCGCGGCGAAGCCGCCGGCGTCGGCCATTCCCGCCGGATGCCACGCGCGGACCTCCGGTCCGGCGAGGGGCACGACGGCGGACAGGAAGCGGCCGGAGGCGGTGATCATGTCGAGCACCCCGGCCGGGGTGGTTCCCTCGTCCGCCCGGACCTCCAGGGGGACCCACGTGTCGGTGGCGCGCACCGCGAGCTGCGCGGCGTAGGAGACCAGGTCCTCGGCCACGTGCACCGCGGTGTCGTAGCAGCTCCAGTCCAGCCCGGCGGCCGGGGTGCCCCAGTCGCGGTGCGCCACCGCACCCAGTGCTTCGGTGGCGAGCGACACCGCCAGCTCGATGTCGGCGGCGGTCGCGGGGGAACCCTTGTAGATCATCATCCGGCAAACCCTAGTGCTGTGGCCGGAAAGGGGATATCCGCGCCCCGGTGGCGCGCCTGCGCGGCCGCGCCGTGGCCGGGACGCTACTGCTTGTGCTCGGACGGCGCGCTGACCGCGCCCCGGTGAAGGGCGGAGCAAAACGGTGGAGATTTCGACGAGGGACGTCTTCGGGGCGCCGTGCTGGGTGAGCCTGATGGCCCGGGACCTGGGCGCCGCGCAGCGGTTCTACGGTGAGGTCGCGGGCTGGCGGTTCCGGCCCGCACGGCTCGGCGAGGCCTTCACCGTGGCCGAGCTGGACGGGATGCCGGTGGCCGGGATCGGGGCGCTGGCCGGGGATCTGGCGGTGGCCGTGGCCTGGACCCCGTACTTCGCGGTCGACGACGCCGACGTGGCGGTGGACCGGATCCGCGAGCGCAGCGGCACGATCGCCGTCGGCCCGGTCTCCTTCGAGTCGGGGGGCCGCGGGGCGCTGGTCGCGGACCGGGACGGGGCGGTGTTCGGGATCTGGGAGGGCCAGGTCTCCTCGGGCTGGCGGGTCGGGACGGGACAGGCTCCGGCCTGGCTGGAGCTGCGCACCCGGGACGCCTTCGAGTCGGCGATCTTCTACGGGGAGGTCCTGGAGTGGGCCACCGGCCGAGCCGGCTGCTGCGAGGTGGCGTACGAGGAGGACCGCGTCGTGCTGCGCCAGGACGGGGAGCCGGTGGCGCGCCTCGACAGCGGTCCGGTGGAGCCGGGCTCCTACAGTCCGTACACCCGGCCGCGCTGGCACGTGCACTTCCGGGTGCCCGCGCTGGAGCCGGCGGTGGCGGCGGCGGTCGCGCTGGGCGGCCGCACGGTGTCCGAGCCCGGGTCGAGCGAGACGGAGCGGTGGGTGGCGCTGCGCGATCCGGACGGGGCGCTGTTCACCCTCACCGCGTCCCGTACGGACGGCGGGGCCGACGGGGGCTGACGGGGGGGTGCCCCTATGGGTTTGGTCAAGCTGATGGGGCGGGTTGGGGTTCGTAGAAGGTGCCGTCTCGGAGCATCGCGAAGAGGACGTCGGCTCGTCGTCTGGCGAGGCAGAGGAGGGCTTGGGTGTGGTGTTTGCCCTGGCTGATCTTCTTGTCGTAGTAGGCCCGGGAGACCGGGTCGGCCAAGGCGGCGAACGCGGAGAGGAAGAAGGCCCGTTTGAGCTGCTTGTTTCCTCTCCGGGACGGTTGTTCGCCGCGGATCGAGGACCCTGAACTGCGGGTCGCCGGGGCGAGCCCGGCATAGGCGGCGAGGTGGGCGGCGGACGGGAAGCTGGATCCGTCGCCGACGTCGATGAGGATGCGGGCTCCGGTCCTGACGCCGATCCCCGGCATGGACGTCAGGACCTTGGAAAGAGGGTGGTTCTGCAGCAGTTCCTCGATCCGGGCGGCGATGAGTTTGCGCTGGTCAAGCACCGCTTGGAGCGAGCCGGCGAGGCTCGGGACGATCAGTGCGGCCGCGTCCGTGCCGGGCACGACGACGGTCTGTTCGTTCAGGGCGGTGAAGATGTCCTCGATCAGCCGCTCTGCCATCCGCGGTGCCTTCGGGCGTATCAAGGTCACGAGCCGGCGGCGTCCGGCCTTGCGGATCTGTGCCGGGGAACCGAACTGGTCGAGGAGCCTGAGCACGGCCGGGTGCTGGATGCGCGGGCCCAGGATCCGTTCCAGAGACGGGTGGATCTGCGTGAGCAGGCCCCGCAGCCGGTTGCTGATCCGGGTTGCCTCACCGGCCAGATCGTCGTCGAATCCGACGATCATCTCCAGCTCGGCGATGGTCTCGTCCTCGAGGTCCACCGAACGGAGCGTGTGAGGCATGACGCGGGCCGCGTCCGCGATGACGAACGCGTCGCGGGCATCGGTCTTGGCCTCGCCGGGATAGAGATCGGCGATCCGCCTCATCGTCAGTCCGGGCAGATAGGCGACCGGGCAGCCCATGTCCCTTGCGACCGCGAGCGGCAGGGCTCCGATGGAGGCCGGCTGGTCGACCACGACGAGCACGGTCCCGTGCTTGGCCTGCAGTTTCCCGAAAACCTCGCGGAGCTTGGGTTCGCTGTTGGGCAGCCGTTTGTCGAAGGCCTTCTTCCCGGCCGGCGTGACGGCGGTGGCGTGGTGTTCGCCCTTGCCGACGTCCAGGCCGAGGAAGGCGCCGATGCCGCTGATGTCGATCACACGCGTCCTCCGGTCGTCCTCTTCGCCCGGCCGTCCCACGGCACCGATCGCCACATCCACATTACGAAGAGCCTCCCGACCTGCGAAGAAGTCGGTGGTCATGCCCCTAATCAGCGGTCTGTCGATGCCTCCGGAGCCGGTGACACCACCCCCCAAGACATGAGATCGACAGGGGGAGAAAGTCATGCCAACTCCGGAGGCCGGGCGCCCCGTTGCGGGGCAAGCAAAACGGTAATGGGGGGACGGACAGATCTGCCGGGCCTGCCGGATCCACCGGGCCTGCCGGATCTACGGGGCCTGCGGCGTCCGGCGGGTCCGGGTCCAGTCGACGAGCTCGTCCTCGGACCAGGTGTTGACGACCCGGTCGGCGCTCACCCCGCATTCCAGGGCGCGTTCGCAGCCGAGCGTCTGCCAGTCGAGCTGTCCCGGGGCGTGCGCGTCGGTGTCGATCGCGAAGAGGGTGCCCGCGGCCACGGCGAGCCGCAGCAGCCGGCGCGGCGGGTCGAGCCGCTCGGGCCGGCTGTTGATCTCCACGGCGGCGCCCGACTCGGCGCAGGCCGCGAAGACGGCCTCGGCGTCGAACTCCGACTCCGGCCGGGTCTTGCCCGTCACCAGCCGCCCGGTGCAGTGGCCGAGGACGTCGAGGTGCGGGTTGCGCACGGCGGCGACCATCCGCCGGGTCATGGCGCGGGCGTCCATCCGGAGCTTGGAGTGGACGGAGCCGACCACCAGGTCCACCTCGGCCAGGAGTTCCGGTTCCTGGTCCAGCGACCCGTCGTCGAGGATGTCGCACTCGATGCCGGTGAGCAGTCGGAACGGGGCCCAGGTCGCGTTGAGTTCGGCGACCGTGCGCAGTTGCTCCCGCAGCCGCTCCGGGGAGAGTCCCCGGGCCACGGTCAGACGGGGCGAGTGGTCGGTGAGCACCGCCCAGTCGTGCCCGAGGGCGGCCGCGGCCCGGGCCATCGCCTCGATGGTGCTGCCGCCGTCCGACCAGTCGGAGTGCAGGTGGCAGTCGCCGCGCAGGGCGGCGCGCAGCGCGAGGGCTTCGGGGCTGGGCGGTGGGCCCACGGGGTGGGCCGCGGCCTTCTCCTCCAGCCCCTGCAAGTACGCGGGGGTCGTTCCGCCGAGGGCTTCGCGGACGACCTGGGCGGTCTTCGGGCCGATGCCCTTGACGGCTTCGAGGGTGCCCGCTCCGACCCGTTCGGCGAGCTCGCCCTCACCCATCCGGCCGATGGCGGCGGCCGCCGTGCGGAAGGCCTGGACCCGGTAGGTCGGCTCCTGGGCGCGTTCCAGCAGGAAGGCGATCCTGTCCAGCGCGGCCACCGGGTCCATCGCGTGTCCCTCCACGAAGCGGCGAAACGACGGAGAGGGGGCCGGGTCGCTGACCCGCGCCCCCTCTCCGCCCGGGTCAGGCGCCGTCGGCCGGGTCGGCCGCCGGACGGTACTGCAGGGCCAGTCCGGCGAGTACGGCGCCAGCCGCCGCGCTCAGCACCGCCGTGATGCCGGCCCACTCCAGGGAGCCGCCGACCGCGCCGCCGAGCGGGTCGAATCCGGCGACGCCGCCGGCCACGTGGAGCCCGGCCACACCGAGCGCGACCACCGCGCCGGCCCGCCACGCGCCGGCCGTGTCCCGTACCGCCAGCAGGGCGCCGGCGGTCAGGCAGAGCAGGGTGACGGCCAGGGCGAGCAGCCCGCCGGGGTCGCCGGAGCCGAGGGCCGCCAGATCACCGGGGACGTGCAGCGCACCGCAGAGCAGCAGTGCGAACGCCACCGGCCAGCGCAGTATGTGGCGCAGCGCGCCCTTGCCCGGCCGTGCCGCGCCCCGGGCCGGGGTCTGCGACGGGCCCCGGGCCGGTGCCTGGGCCTGGGGCTGCGGTGCGGGCGGGCGGACCGGGGTCCGTTCCCGCTCCGCCGGCTCGGGGCGGGACTGCGGGGGCTGTTCACCGGTGCCGAGGATGCTGACGAGCAGGGCCACGTCCTCGATGGGCCGGCCGAGGGCGGCGGCCCGCAGCGTGATGTCGGTTTCGACCCGCTCGTGCGGGGGCTCGCCCAGCAGGGTCACCATCTCGCGGACCTCGTGGACGGGCCGGGCCACGGCGGCCGCGCGCAGCGCGGCGTGCCCGGGGTTGGGGACCTGCCCGGATTCCTTGAGGAGGTTCACCAGGTCGGTGACCTCCCGGACCGGACGGCCGGTGGCGGCGGTCTCCAGCACGGTGCGGGCGGTCGCCCCCGCGGGCCGCGGTCCGGGGTCCGGGCCGGGTGCGGCGCCTGCCCCGTGACCGGCCTGGGCCTCGGGAGCGGTCCCGGACCGGGGGCCGGACTGGGCGCCGGACTGGGGAAGCGACTGGGGACCGGACTCGGGCTCCGGCTCGGGGCCGAAGTCGAGGCCGTCCGTGCCGGGGGCCGGCGGCCGGACGTCCGTGGGGTCGGGGAGCCGGCGCGGTTCTTCGTACTCCGTCGCGGCGAGCGTGATCGGGTCATTCATGGAAAGCTCCGTTCGCCGACGCGCGGGTCTACACATCGCGCGCCGGTCATCGTGCGTCATGGGAAGCGCACGCTTTGTTACATTCAGCGGCACCCGGCCGCGCTGCGCCATTCGGGGCGGGCAAACGGGGGTCCCCCGCGGTGCCGCGGGCCCTGCCGGCGCCCGCCGTGGGCATGGTGGGGGCATGAAGGGTACGGAGGTACTGGCCGACGCGTTCGGCCGGATCCGGGGCGTGGTGCACGAGGCCGTCGAGGGGCTGGAGCCCGGACAGCTCGATGCGCGGATCGACCCCGGCGCGAACTCGATCACCTGGCTCGTCTGGCACCTGACCAGGATCCAGGACGACCACGTGGCCGACGCGGCCGGCTGGGAACAGGTCTGGGACGCGCAGGGCTGGGAAGAGCGGTTCGGGCTGGCCCTGCCCCCCGGCTCGACCGGCTACGGGCACACCGCCCGCGAGGCGGGCGCCGTCCGGGTCGGCTCGGGGGAGCTCCTGCTGGGGTACTTCGACGCCGTCCACGCGCAGACGGAGCGGTTCCTGCGGGGGCTGTCCGCCGCCGACCTGGACCGGGTGGTCGACGAACGGTGGGATCCGCCGGTGACCCTCGGGGTGCGGCTGGTCAGCGTGATCGGCGACGACCTCCAGCACGCGGGGCAGGCGGCCTTCGTCCGGGGCGTGCTGACGAGGGGCCGCTGATGGTGTCCGCGGGAGCCCTGCTGCTGGCCCTCCTCCTCGCGGCCGCCGCCCCCGCTGCCACGCCCCCAACCGCCCCCTTCCCCTCCCCCTCCCCCGGCCCCGAAGCCGCAACCGGGGCCCGCGCCTGGGCCCGGGCCGGCTCCGCGCCGCTCGACCGAGCCCGGGCCGACGGGACCGGCCACCGCTCGGGTGCGGGTGTCGACGCCGGTACAGACGCCGACGCCGGCTCAGGAAGCGGCACCGGCACCGGCACCGCCGAACGGCCCGTCGTCGACACCGACCGGGGAGCGGTGCGCGGGCGGAAGGCCGCCGGGTACCTCACCTTCGAGGGCATCCCGTACGCCGCCCCGCCGACCGGGCCGCTGCGCTGGCGGCTCCCGGAGCCCGCCGCGCGCTGGACGAACGTACGGGACGCCGGTGCGCCCGGGGCCCGTTGCGTGCAGCTGCCCGCGGTGGGACCGGGCGGCCCGAGCGGCTCGGAGGACTGCCTGTTCCTCAACGTGACGGCTCCGGAGCCGGCGGCCCGGGACACCTCCGGCCGGCCCGTCATGGTCTGGTTCCACGGCGGCGGGTTCATGAACGGCGCCGGGGACCTGTACCGGCCGGGCCGGCTGGCTTCGGCGGGCGGGGCCGTGGTCGTCACGGTCAACTACCGGCTCGGGATCTTCGGGCTCTTCGGGCATCCCGCGCTCCACGGCGCCCCCGACTTCGCGCTCGCCGACCAGCAGGCCGCCCTGCGCTGGGTGCGGGCCAACGCCGCCCGCTTCGGCGGCGATCCCGGCAACGTCACCGTCTTCGGCGAGTCCGCCGGCGCCCTGAGCGTCTGCATGCACCTCGCTTCCCCGGCCTCGGCCGGTCTGTTCCACCGGGCGATCGTGCAGAGCGGCTCCTGCTCGCTCACCGTCCCGGCACACTCGTGGCTCCCCGCGCTGCCCGCCTACGAGCCGTTCGTGCCGGAGCCGCGCACCGTGGCCGAGGGGGTCGCCGCGGCGGCCCGGCTCGGCTGCGGCCGGCCGGCGGACGAGGAGGTACTGCGGTGCCTGCGCGGCCTCGCCCCCGAGGCCCTGGCCACACCCGAGCTCATGCTGCGCTTCTCCGCGGTGTCCCACGGCACCCCGCTGCTCCCCACCGAGCCCCGACGGGCCCTGGAACGCGGGGAGTTCCACCGGGTCCCGGTGATGCAGGGCTCGACCCGCGACGAGATGCGGATCTTCCTCGGGCAGACCCTGACCGCCTACCCGGTCGCCGATCCGCGGGCCTACCGGTCCCGGCTGCGCGCCGCGTTCGGGGCGCGGGCCGGGCTCGTCGAGGCCGCCTATCCGGTGACGGCCCATCCGACTCCCGCGCTGGCCTTCGCCGCCGTGCTGACGGACGCCTCCTTCGTCTGCCCGCAGCTGCGGGACAGCCGTGCGCTGGCGCGGCACGTGCCGACGTACGACTACGGGTTCGACGACCGGAGCGCACCTGACTTCGCCTCACTGCCGCCGGTGCCGGGCTTCCCCCTCGGGGCCTCTCACGGGTCCGAGCTGCCGTACCTCTTCGACAGCGGGCTCCCGCTGAGCTCCGCACAGCGGATGCTCGCGGAGCGGATGCTCGGCTACTGGACCCTGTTCGCGGCGACCGGCGATCCGAACGCCCCCGGGACGGGGCCCTGGTGGCCGCGCTCCCCCGCCGTGCTGTCCCTGGCGCCGGGGCCCTCGGGCGCGATCCGCCCGGTGGACGCGGCGGCCCGGCACCACTGCGGGCTGTGGGACTCCGCAGGACAGACTGTCGCTCTCGAAAGGGCGGGCTCGTGACCGGTTTGACGGACATCCTCCAGACGTACGTGGACGACGGGACCCTGCCGGGGGCGGTGGCCCTGGTGGACCGGGGCGACGGCGAGGAGCCCGAAGTGGCCGCCGTGGGCGGCGCGGACGCCGGGGGCGGGGCCCCGATGGTCCGCGACTCGATCTTCCGCATCGCCTCGCTCACCAAACCGGTCACGGCGGCGGCGGTCATGATGCTGGTGGAGGACGGCCGGTTCGCGCTGACCGACGCGGTCGCGCCCTGGCTGCCGGAGATCGCCCGACCGATGGTCGTACGGACGCCCGCGAGCCCGGTCGACGACGTGGTCCCGGCGAAGCGGCCGGTGACGGTGGCCGACCTGATGACCTTCCGCGCGGGGTGGGGCTTCCCCTCCGACTTCTCGCTCCCGGCGGTCGCACCGCTCTTCGGCGAGCTGCGCCAGGGCCCGCCCGGGCCGCAGGAGGTCCCGGGGCCGGACGAGTGGATGGCCGCGCTGGGCCGGATCCCGATGCTGCACCAGCCGGGCGAGGCCTGGCTGTACAACACCTGTTCGGACGTGCTGGGCGTGCTGATCGCCCGGGTGGCGGGGTGCTCGCTGCCGGAGTTCCTGGCGGAGCGGATCTTCGAGCCGCTGGACATGCCCGACACCGGGTTCACCGTGCCGGCCGGGCAGTCGGGCCGGTTCACGCACTCCTACCGGGCCGGCCCGGACGGGGGCCTCGACCTCGTGGACGGCCCCGACGGGCAGTGGAGCACCGCGCCCGCCTTCCCGTCCGGTGCGGGCGGCCTGGTCTCCACGGCCGACGACTACCACCGCTTCGCCCGGATGCTGCTCGACGGGGGCGGCCCGCTGCTCTCGGCCGATTCGGTGCGGCGGATGACCACCGACTGGCTGACCCCGGACCAGCGGGCCGGGGCCGCGCTGTTCCTGGAGGGCCAGGGCTGGGGGTTCGGCGGGTCGGTCGACGTTGTGCCGGCCGACCCGTGGAACGTACCCGGCCGCTACGGCTGGATCGGCGGCACCGGCACCGCCGCCCACATCGTGCCCGCGACGGGGGCCGTCACCATCCTGCTGACGCAGCGGGAACTGACCGGCCCGTCGCCCTTGCCGGAGCCGATGCGCGCGGTGTGGGCGTACGCGGCCGCCTAGGAGGCCGGTGCGCCCACACTCCCTGTTCCCCCTCAGTGGTTCTCGGTCGGCCTCAGGTCGCGCGGGATCAGCGTCCAGGTGGTCGCCGCGGCGGCGATCGCGAGGACACCGGCCATCAGGAACGCCGAGGTGATCGCGAGGGTGTAGGCCTGCGAGGCGGCGTCGAGCAGGGTCCGGCCGACGCCGCCGCCGAGCTGTTCGGCGGTGTGGGCGGCCTCGCCCACGGAGTCCCGTACGGCGGCCAGGGTGGTGGAGTCCAGGTCCAGTGCCGGGAGGTTGCCCCGGTAGAGCGTGGCGGCGGTGGAGCCGAGGATGGCGACGCCCATGGCCGAGCCGAGTTCGTAGCAGGTCTCCTCGATGGCGGCGGCGCTGGAGACCTGGTCGGCCGGCGCCGCGGAGATGAGGGTGACCGAGGCGACGGTGGTCGCGATGCCCGTGCCCACGCCCATGATGGTCAGCGCGACGGCGAAGGCGGGGTAGCCGAGGCCGGTGAACTGCTGGAGGGTCCAGGGCAGGGCCATGCCCGCGGCGAGGACCACCAGGCCGCCGCCGAGCACGTGGCGGATCGCGAAGCGCTGCATGAGGGTCGGGGCGACCATCGAGGCGCAGATCAGCGCGAGCGGGGCCGGGAGCAGGCGCAGGCCCGCCTCCAGCGGGGTGTACCCCTGGCCGTACTGGAACCACTGGGTGACCAGGAACAGGATCGCGCCCATGCCCACCATGGGCAGGAAGATCGCGGTGGCGGCCACGCTGAAGGCGGGCTTGGTGAAGAGCCGGACCTGGAGCAGCGGGTTGTCCACGCGGAGCTGGCGGCGGACGAACAGGGTCAGCGCGACGGCGGCGAGGACCAGCAGGGCCCAGGGCAGCGGGTCGGCGACGCCGCTCTTGCCGAGCTGCTTGATGCCGCCCGCGAGGGCGAGCATGCCGACGATCGACTGGCCGACGCCGGTCCAGTCCCACTTGCCGGTGGAGCGCGGGGAGCGGGATTCGGGGAGGTAGCGCAGGCCGGCCGCGACGATCACGGCGGTGACGGGCAGGTTGAGGAGGAAGGCGGAGTGCCAGCCGTAGTCCTGGACGAGCAGACCGCCGACGACGGGGCCGAAGGCCATGCCGCCGCCGAACACGGCGGCCCAGACGGCGAGGGCGAAGGCGCGCTCCTTGGCGTCGGTGAAGACGCTGCGCAGGATCGACAGGGTGGAGGGCATGATCGCGGCGCCGCCGACGCCGAGGAGGGCGCGGGCCGCGATGACGTGCCAGGCCTCGGTGGAGAAGACGGCTATGAGCGAGGCGAGGGCGAAGATGCCGAAGCCCGCCATGAGCAGCCGCTTGCGGCCCCAGCGGTCGCCGAGGGCGCCCGCGGTGACCAGCAGCCCGGAGAGGGCGAGTGCGTAGATGTCGATGATCCACAACTGCTGTACGGCGCCCGGCTGGAGGTCGCCGACGAGCGAGGGGAAGGCCACGTTGAGGATCGTGGTGTCCATCGAGATGAGCAGGAGACTGCCGGAGAGGATCGTGAGCACGATCCAGCGGCGCGGGTCCTGCGTGGGGGTGTGCATGGGGGTTCCGTTCACGGTTGTTTCACGGTCGTACGCGGGAGGTTCGGGGGGCGCGGGTCACGCGGCCGGGGACGGCCGGGTTCCGCTGAGGAAGGAGGCGAGGACGAGCCGGCCGATGTCGCGGCGGGCGAGGTGGCCGTCGCGGACGCCCTCGGCGGCGGCGTCGAGGAGCCCCCAGAGCGAGTACCAGATCCAGTACGCGGGGAGGTCGACGCGGAGCCGGCCGAGGCGCTGGCCGAGCGCGAGGAAGGCGAGGGCCCGCTGGTCCTGGCGCTGGATCCCGGCCCGGAACTCGGGGTCGGCGAGCACGGTGGCATCGCGCGAGGTGAACCCGTACAGGTGCGCGGCGGGCAGCAACCCGGTGACGAGCAGCTCCAGCGCGGCGTCGAACTCCGCTCCGTCGGCGTCGGCGGCCAGGTCGGCGGGGGCGAGGCACCCGTCGACCACGTCGATGGCCCGGACGGCGACGGCCTTGAGGAGCGCCTCGCGGGTGGCGTAGCGCCGGCTGAGCGTGGCGCGGCTGGTCCCGATGCCTGCGGCGATGTGCGCCATGGAGGCACTGTGATCGCCGGCGAGCACGCGTGCGGCGCCGTCCAGCAGCTCTTCTTCGTTCATCAGGCGATCCTCCTTCGTATCAAACGATACAAATTTGTCTCACATGATGCAAGTCTGTTGCGCGACAGGCGTACGCCGCGGCCTTTGGCATGATCGGAGAGCCGATCTCGATCCACCCGTACGCCGTCTGATCCCGGGCGGATCCGCCAGTACGCTGTTCGGGTGACGACGGACGAGAAGCAGGGCTCCGAGCAGGCCCTCGCGGCGGCGGCGAAGTACGAGAAGTGGAAGGAGAACGGCGTGCTGCTGCGCGCGTTCTTCTACATCGCCGGCACGCACCTCTTCGCCGGGTTCGTCTGGCTGCTGTTCCTGCTGGGCGAGCACGCCGAGAAGTAGACGCCCGCCCGCAC harbors:
- a CDS encoding carboxylesterase/lipase family protein gives rise to the protein MVSAGALLLALLLAAAAPAATPPTAPFPSPSPGPEAATGARAWARAGSAPLDRARADGTGHRSGAGVDAGTDADAGSGSGTGTGTAERPVVDTDRGAVRGRKAAGYLTFEGIPYAAPPTGPLRWRLPEPAARWTNVRDAGAPGARCVQLPAVGPGGPSGSEDCLFLNVTAPEPAARDTSGRPVMVWFHGGGFMNGAGDLYRPGRLASAGGAVVVTVNYRLGIFGLFGHPALHGAPDFALADQQAALRWVRANAARFGGDPGNVTVFGESAGALSVCMHLASPASAGLFHRAIVQSGSCSLTVPAHSWLPALPAYEPFVPEPRTVAEGVAAAARLGCGRPADEEVLRCLRGLAPEALATPELMLRFSAVSHGTPLLPTEPRRALERGEFHRVPVMQGSTRDEMRIFLGQTLTAYPVADPRAYRSRLRAAFGARAGLVEAAYPVTAHPTPALAFAAVLTDASFVCPQLRDSRALARHVPTYDYGFDDRSAPDFASLPPVPGFPLGASHGSELPYLFDSGLPLSSAQRMLAERMLGYWTLFAATGDPNAPGTGPWWPRSPAVLSLAPGPSGAIRPVDAAARHHCGLWDSAGQTVALERAGS
- a CDS encoding VOC family protein; this encodes MARDLGAAQRFYGEVAGWRFRPARLGEAFTVAELDGMPVAGIGALAGDLAVAVAWTPYFAVDDADVAVDRIRERSGTIAVGPVSFESGGRGALVADRDGAVFGIWEGQVSSGWRVGTGQAPAWLELRTRDAFESAIFYGEVLEWATGRAGCCEVAYEEDRVVLRQDGEPVARLDSGPVEPGSYSPYTRPRWHVHFRVPALEPAVAAAVALGGRTVSEPGSSETERWVALRDPDGALFTLTASRTDGGADGG
- a CDS encoding GNAT family N-acetyltransferase, whose product is MMIYKGSPATAADIELAVSLATEALGAVAHRDWGTPAAGLDWSCYDTAVHVAEDLVSYAAQLAVRATDTWVPLEVRADEGTTPAGVLDMITASGRFLSAVVPLAGPEVRAWHPAGMADAGGFAAMGVIETLLHTHDVLGGLGVHDWRPGPELPALVLDRLFPHLPHGDADDSWRTLLWATGRGELPGRSRQTIWRWYFEPVRAERVLLCEISPNVAADLHAGGTGGFVWAEDGPGEGTRYAAGRTAEAREEGTYRPGWGPYAIIRAGDRRAIGGMGFHAAPDADGRAELGYDLVPSARGNGYATEAAKALSGWAFAQPGCTLLAAEADDTNAPSRGVLRRAGFTEAGSGEGTVRYTLSPA
- a CDS encoding isopenicillin N synthase family dioxygenase, which translates into the protein MVSSQVPVIDLGPWRSGGPEARRQVASRVDEALQVAGFLLVTGHGVDPQLPGRIREAARTFFRLPAAAKAPYAVAVGGRGWLGPGAEANSYAEGAASPPDLKESWSWAAEEPTGNASVDAEWFRSNAWPAEVPALRPLVAEYLAAMRALSDELLELLAGALGLGADHFTRHTGHPTWGFNVNWYPGTEIVGPPLPGQFRIGAHTDFGTVTVLDRQQGAGGLQIHTDAEGWQDAPYDPAALTVNIGDLMARWTGDRWRAGRHRVLPPPSDAPAEELLSLVYFYECDPHTRVESLPAPLGRIMHEPVDSHVHLRAQLDAITVPVGGPVGDPVAGQAVPEA
- a CDS encoding IS110 family transposase — protein: MIDISGIGAFLGLDVGKGEHHATAVTPAGKKAFDKRLPNSEPKLREVFGKLQAKHGTVLVVVDQPASIGALPLAVARDMGCPVAYLPGLTMRRIADLYPGEAKTDARDAFVIADAARVMPHTLRSVDLEDETIAELEMIVGFDDDLAGEATRISNRLRGLLTQIHPSLERILGPRIQHPAVLRLLDQFGSPAQIRKAGRRRLVTLIRPKAPRMAERLIEDIFTALNEQTVVVPGTDAAALIVPSLAGSLQAVLDQRKLIAARIEELLQNHPLSKVLTSMPGIGVRTGARILIDVGDGSSFPSAAHLAAYAGLAPATRSSGSSIRGEQPSRRGNKQLKRAFFLSAFAALADPVSRAYYDKKISQGKHHTQALLCLARRRADVLFAMLRDGTFYEPQPAPSA
- a CDS encoding PHP domain-containing protein, with amino-acid sequence MDPVAALDRIAFLLERAQEPTYRVQAFRTAAAAIGRMGEGELAERVGAGTLEAVKGIGPKTAQVVREALGGTTPAYLQGLEEKAAAHPVGPPPSPEALALRAALRGDCHLHSDWSDGGSTIEAMARAAAALGHDWAVLTDHSPRLTVARGLSPERLREQLRTVAELNATWAPFRLLTGIECDILDDGSLDQEPELLAEVDLVVGSVHSKLRMDARAMTRRMVAAVRNPHLDVLGHCTGRLVTGKTRPESEFDAEAVFAACAESGAAVEINSRPERLDPPRRLLRLAVAAGTLFAIDTDAHAPGQLDWQTLGCERALECGVSADRVVNTWSEDELVDWTRTRRTPQAP
- a CDS encoding mycothiol transferase, whose translation is MKGTEVLADAFGRIRGVVHEAVEGLEPGQLDARIDPGANSITWLVWHLTRIQDDHVADAAGWEQVWDAQGWEERFGLALPPGSTGYGHTAREAGAVRVGSGELLLGYFDAVHAQTERFLRGLSAADLDRVVDERWDPPVTLGVRLVSVIGDDLQHAGQAAFVRGVLTRGR